In one window of Acidobacteriota bacterium DNA:
- a CDS encoding GAF domain-containing protein: MTILEPFENLTKRSCSVNLEQILLQIFPVPADFYSCMANTEKLFEKAQKMLLKQKFDAAFEIFRELLVYEPGNEAVLLNLADLSYRLERKDDYLRFHRLLADLYMEHKVLPKAIATCQKILKTTPQDIPTLARLALLLKQSGKTSEAIDAFRKASVAYRRNQNVAQALECLQHRADLDPDSLDAQTELAEVACETGNPALGASALMRAGKIARKNGMEERWAEMADRAHRLDPSNKAAGIAAAEVCLARGRAREAALLLEPLSLAAPDDLKVLELLCRAYLSSREFGKAEPLCLRLYQTNPETISLAEQLIRGLLSNGEKARAFELLGAIKEQMCLGQGMKNEFLALAEQVYHADENNLEILELLPPLYNEFNRESDLRLALARLFNLYLASERYDKAADTLESILDVDPYGIAHSDRLLNLEGHIDNVWYRNIAARISVPGLGLSSTSGLSQEQNGEPKSGPPAALDDLIVEAEICHRYNLTSKLMDVLQRIDRHYPGAHITHASLSELYEMSGFEPAPFENPAEVGASTSETVPQPAPYEELGKISSIAMLIHRQGTPERVLSTAAEQLGTLVGASRCWISIGRRGSDPITAEYIAAGLTPSDPQAALTVCSLLAELVGIGPEGWTVDRVASVKQLEPISSQLHQLGIFSFVAVPLIDKEQLEGILLLEQCQAPRRWTEGEKVLARSVASQVAIAIHSTRLRRLVRSLAGTDLSTGLLPRSVYLDCLLAEARRAEEQSRPLSVCLMEPSGAARLSRTYGNLEMQSYIRRVGGIVSSRVRQNDIAIRYGSCTFALCLPDTPLADSRPLIENLQSQLCQVKIDSVVSPDFCAVAGELFFGMGFDAVDAVTEVINRLEGSMETMRKQPGGRILLSTFAG; encoded by the coding sequence ATGACCATTCTTGAACCCTTTGAAAATCTAACAAAACGAAGCTGTTCTGTCAATTTAGAGCAGATTCTACTCCAGATTTTCCCCGTGCCCGCCGACTTTTATTCATGTATGGCCAACACTGAAAAACTCTTTGAAAAGGCCCAGAAGATGCTGTTGAAACAGAAGTTCGATGCCGCGTTCGAAATCTTCCGCGAGCTCCTTGTGTATGAACCCGGTAATGAAGCCGTTCTCCTCAATCTTGCTGACCTCTCCTACCGACTTGAGCGGAAGGATGATTATCTTCGCTTCCACCGCCTGCTGGCAGACCTCTACATGGAGCATAAGGTCCTCCCCAAGGCCATTGCGACCTGCCAAAAAATCCTGAAGACTACGCCCCAGGATATTCCGACACTGGCGAGGTTGGCGTTGTTGCTTAAGCAGTCCGGCAAGACCTCTGAAGCCATTGATGCCTTCCGCAAGGCTTCAGTAGCTTATCGCCGCAACCAAAACGTTGCGCAGGCCCTTGAATGTCTCCAACATCGGGCCGACCTTGACCCTGACAGCCTGGATGCCCAGACGGAACTGGCCGAAGTAGCATGCGAAACAGGTAATCCAGCACTGGGAGCGTCAGCATTGATGCGCGCAGGGAAAATCGCCCGCAAGAACGGGATGGAAGAACGTTGGGCGGAGATGGCGGACCGGGCTCACCGGCTCGACCCGTCCAACAAAGCGGCAGGTATTGCTGCCGCCGAAGTTTGCCTTGCACGCGGCCGCGCCCGTGAAGCCGCGCTCCTTCTGGAGCCGCTCTCTCTGGCTGCGCCGGATGATTTGAAGGTCCTCGAACTCCTCTGCCGAGCTTATTTGAGTTCGCGAGAATTTGGAAAGGCAGAGCCCCTTTGCCTTCGGCTCTACCAGACCAACCCGGAAACCATAAGCCTGGCAGAGCAGCTTATCCGTGGACTGCTCAGCAATGGCGAAAAGGCGCGGGCTTTTGAGCTTCTGGGGGCCATCAAGGAACAGATGTGTCTGGGCCAGGGGATGAAGAACGAGTTTCTAGCGCTGGCCGAGCAGGTTTATCACGCTGACGAAAACAACCTGGAGATTCTAGAACTGCTTCCGCCGCTTTACAACGAGTTCAATCGCGAGAGTGATCTCCGCCTTGCCCTAGCGAGGTTGTTCAACCTTTACCTCGCCAGCGAGCGCTATGACAAAGCAGCCGACACACTCGAGAGCATCCTGGATGTGGATCCTTACGGCATCGCGCATTCGGACCGTCTGCTGAATCTGGAAGGCCACATCGATAACGTCTGGTACAGGAATATCGCCGCCAGAATTTCCGTTCCGGGATTGGGACTCAGTTCAACCTCAGGACTTTCACAGGAACAGAATGGAGAGCCGAAGTCCGGTCCCCCGGCGGCACTCGACGATTTGATTGTCGAAGCCGAAATTTGCCATCGCTACAATCTGACCTCCAAATTGATGGACGTACTCCAGCGGATTGATCGGCATTATCCCGGTGCACACATCACCCATGCGTCACTGAGTGAATTGTATGAGATGTCGGGATTTGAGCCGGCCCCGTTTGAGAATCCCGCTGAGGTCGGAGCGTCCACTTCTGAGACCGTACCCCAGCCGGCTCCATACGAGGAACTGGGGAAAATTTCTTCTATCGCAATGCTTATCCATCGCCAGGGTACGCCGGAACGCGTCCTGAGCACAGCGGCTGAACAACTGGGAACGCTTGTAGGCGCCAGCCGCTGCTGGATCTCCATCGGACGCAGGGGTTCCGATCCGATCACTGCCGAATATATCGCCGCTGGCCTGACGCCATCGGACCCCCAGGCAGCGCTCACGGTCTGCTCATTACTCGCAGAGTTGGTTGGCATCGGACCCGAAGGATGGACTGTCGATAGAGTCGCTTCCGTAAAGCAATTAGAGCCCATCTCATCACAGTTGCATCAACTGGGCATCTTTTCCTTCGTGGCAGTGCCTTTAATAGACAAAGAACAACTGGAGGGTATCCTGTTACTGGAACAATGCCAGGCGCCGCGTCGCTGGACGGAAGGTGAAAAAGTGCTTGCCAGGAGCGTAGCTTCGCAGGTCGCGATCGCCATTCACAGCACTCGCCTACGCCGTCTGGTCCGTTCCCTGGCTGGAACAGACCTCTCAACAGGGCTCCTGCCCCGTAGCGTTTATCTCGACTGCCTATTGGCAGAAGCCAGGCGCGCCGAGGAACAATCGCGTCCCCTTTCCGTGTGCCTGATGGAGCCGTCAGGCGCCGCAAGGCTTTCCAGAACATATGGCAACCTGGAAATGCAGTCGTACATCCGCCGAGTCGGCGGCATCGTTTCATCACGCGTGCGGCAGAATGACATTGCAATCCGTTACGGCTCCTGTACATTCGCACTATGCCTCCCCGATACACCGCTTGCGGATTCCAGACCACTCATCGAAAACCTTCAGTCGCAGCTTTGCCAGGTGAAGATAGATTCGGTTGTCTCACCGGATTTTTGTGCCGTAGCCGGCGAGCTATTCTTCGGCATGGGTTTCGACGCAGTGGATGCTGTAACCGAAGTAATCAACCGGCTTGAAGGGTCCATGGAAACAATGCGGAAACAGCCCGGAGGCCGCATCCTGCTTTCCACATTTGCTGGCTAG
- a CDS encoding enoyl-CoA hydratase — protein sequence MSYETLLFEIRVGIAYVTINRPQKLNALNQQAILELSDCFDRITDTPEARGVILTGAGQKAFVAGADINELAVRTPIEARGTALQGQALMNRIESLGKPVVAAVNGFALGGGCELAMACTIRIASENARFGQPEVRLGIIPGYAGTQRLPRLVGKGRALEMILSGEPISAQDAWRFGLVNQVVNPAELIPAAEKAVQKIVANSPLAVRYAMEAVSRGMEMPETEGEQLEATLFGLCCATADMKEGTRAFLEKRPAQFRGD from the coding sequence ATGAGTTACGAAACGTTGCTCTTTGAAATTCGTGTCGGTATCGCCTACGTGACGATCAACCGCCCGCAAAAGCTGAACGCGCTTAATCAACAGGCTATTCTGGAACTCAGTGACTGTTTTGACCGAATCACTGATACTCCCGAGGCGCGCGGCGTGATCCTGACAGGGGCAGGCCAAAAAGCCTTCGTTGCTGGCGCAGACATCAATGAATTGGCGGTACGCACTCCAATCGAGGCAAGGGGGACGGCCCTCCAAGGCCAGGCGCTTATGAACAGGATTGAAAGCCTGGGAAAACCCGTTGTTGCCGCAGTGAATGGATTTGCATTGGGAGGCGGCTGCGAACTCGCTATGGCTTGCACGATTCGCATTGCCTCCGAAAATGCACGTTTCGGCCAGCCGGAGGTCAGGCTGGGAATTATTCCCGGCTACGCGGGAACCCAACGCCTGCCTCGCCTGGTCGGCAAGGGCCGCGCGCTCGAGATGATCCTTTCCGGCGAGCCCATCAGCGCACAGGATGCATGGCGATTCGGACTGGTAAACCAGGTGGTAAACCCGGCTGAACTGATTCCCGCTGCTGAGAAAGCGGTCCAGAAGATTGTGGCCAACAGCCCGCTTGCTGTCCGCTATGCGATGGAGGCTGTCAGCCGCGGGATGGAAATGCCGGAGACAGAGGGGGAGCAACTGGAGGCCACCCTTTTTGGCTTGTGCTGTGCAACAGCGGACATGAAGGAAGGAACGCGTGCCTTTCTGGAAAAGCGGCCGGCACAATTCAGGGGCGATTAG
- the nusB gene encoding transcription antitermination factor NusB has translation MGSRTKSRELALQMLFQWEVGKHAPAYVLQTFLQGRALAPDVDAFARSLFEGTVSEVSALDLTIAEHAINWRTERMPAIDRNILRMALYEILHHPETPGTVVINEALELARRFASEDSVEFVNGVLDAIWKSLPQTQPKA, from the coding sequence ATGGGTTCTCGAACAAAATCTCGTGAGCTAGCACTGCAGATGCTGTTCCAGTGGGAAGTGGGCAAGCACGCTCCCGCTTACGTCCTGCAGACTTTCCTGCAGGGGCGAGCTCTCGCGCCTGACGTTGACGCCTTTGCACGTAGTCTATTTGAAGGGACCGTCTCCGAAGTTTCAGCCCTCGACCTCACCATTGCCGAACACGCCATCAACTGGCGCACTGAACGCATGCCCGCTATTGACCGCAACATTCTGCGGATGGCCCTCTATGAAATTCTTCACCACCCGGAGACTCCCGGCACAGTCGTCATCAATGAAGCTCTCGAACTCGCCCGCCGTTTTGCCAGCGAAGACTCCGTCGAATTCGTGAATGGCGTTCTGGACGCAATCTGGAAGTCCCTGCCCCAAACCCAGCCCAAGGCCTGA
- a CDS encoding M48 family peptidase has protein sequence MDEAKRAKAYHRAGRILGVANFALEFMLLVVLIFGGWTTALRTFAQSVTSHPVPALLIYFLLFGLILHLPGLPLSYLKGYRLEHRYGLSNQTLWKWVKDQLKGLAVGGGLGVLGVEFVYWTMRDWPATWWIISATAFIAFFVLLANLAPIVLFPIFFKFTPVEDENLTERLLNLSRRAGTRVRGVFEWKLSEKSKKANAALVGLGNTRRIILSDTLLENFTADEVEAVLAHEFGHHVRHHIFRMITVQALTTYLGFYLANACLVSWGQRLGFRGVADFANLPLLILVSMGLSVILLPCINSHSRWLERQADDYALKAIPSKAAFITSMEKLSEINLAERRPSAWIEFIFHSHPSIEKRISYARSAKA, from the coding sequence ATGGATGAAGCGAAGCGTGCCAAAGCATATCACCGCGCCGGACGGATCCTGGGGGTCGCGAATTTTGCGCTCGAATTCATGTTGCTGGTTGTTTTGATATTTGGCGGTTGGACGACTGCCCTAAGAACCTTCGCGCAAAGTGTGACGTCGCATCCCGTCCCGGCCTTATTGATTTACTTCCTTCTGTTTGGCCTGATTCTACATCTGCCCGGTCTTCCTTTGAGCTACCTGAAGGGTTATCGGTTGGAGCATCGTTACGGCCTGTCGAATCAGACACTCTGGAAATGGGTAAAGGACCAATTGAAGGGTCTGGCAGTGGGAGGAGGGCTAGGTGTCCTGGGCGTTGAATTCGTTTATTGGACTATGAGGGACTGGCCCGCTACGTGGTGGATTATTTCCGCCACAGCTTTTATTGCATTTTTCGTCTTGTTGGCAAATTTGGCTCCTATTGTGTTGTTTCCGATCTTCTTCAAGTTCACGCCGGTGGAAGACGAAAATTTGACCGAGCGTCTGCTGAACCTTTCACGCCGGGCAGGCACGCGGGTGCGCGGCGTATTCGAATGGAAGCTGAGCGAAAAGAGCAAGAAGGCCAACGCCGCATTGGTCGGGCTGGGGAATACGCGGCGCATTATACTGTCAGACACGTTACTGGAAAATTTCACTGCGGACGAAGTTGAGGCCGTCCTGGCCCACGAATTCGGACACCACGTCCGCCACCATATTTTTCGTATGATCACAGTCCAGGCTTTGACCACGTATCTGGGGTTTTATCTCGCTAATGCATGCCTTGTGAGTTGGGGGCAGAGGCTCGGCTTCCGAGGCGTGGCGGACTTCGCGAACCTGCCGCTTTTGATTCTGGTCAGCATGGGGCTTTCGGTGATTCTCTTGCCGTGCATCAACAGCCATTCGCGCTGGCTGGAACGCCAGGCGGACGATTACGCGCTGAAGGCCATTCCAAGCAAAGCGGCCTTTATTACCAGCATGGAAAAACTTTCCGAAATCAATCTTGCCGAGCGCCGCCCCTCCGCTTGGATCGAATTCATTTTCCATTCCCACCCTTCTATTGAAAAGCGCATTTCATATGCCCGGAGCGCTAAGGCATAG
- a CDS encoding phosphoglucomutase/phosphomannomutase family protein → MTGLADQIKFGTDGWRGIIGDTFTFENVRRAAAAISRYICHEGQPERGLVVGYDTRFLSAEAAREAARQVAAEGIPVLLVDRATPTPAVSYAVVARKAAGALMVTASHNPYVWNGIKLKAPYGGSASPEIMKRVEKYLPVCDPRGELASNTRTARVETADLVTPYLERIKMLVSLDRIRESGRKFVIDPMFGAARSCLARLFEEAGISFSEIHGEHNPLFPGINPEPIDPHLADLSQAVVKSKSDAGFATDGDADRIGAVDAQGNTVDSHKIFAILLKHLAAERGLKGEVVKTVSTTQMVNKIAAKYGLPLHITPIGFKYVCDLMLLRDILIGGEESGGIAVRGHLPERDGVLNSLYLADIIAQREKDLGELVQELQEEFGPHHYRRVDLEIDKEGAHRVVEQVRQGKLSSVANFKILSLDDRDGMKMILGDSMWVLVRASGTENVLRLYAEAPSKEQVNALLNAIADFARQ, encoded by the coding sequence CTGACAGGATTAGCTGACCAAATTAAATTCGGAACCGACGGTTGGCGAGGAATTATCGGCGACACTTTTACCTTCGAAAACGTCCGCCGGGCGGCGGCGGCCATCAGCCGCTACATTTGCCACGAAGGCCAGCCGGAGCGCGGCCTCGTGGTGGGGTATGACACGCGTTTTCTTTCCGCTGAGGCTGCACGAGAAGCCGCCCGGCAGGTTGCAGCGGAAGGGATTCCGGTGTTGCTGGTCGACCGCGCCACGCCTACACCTGCCGTGAGCTACGCTGTGGTGGCGCGAAAAGCCGCGGGTGCGCTGATGGTTACGGCCAGCCATAATCCGTATGTGTGGAATGGTATCAAGCTCAAGGCCCCCTACGGCGGGTCGGCGTCCCCGGAGATCATGAAACGGGTTGAGAAGTACCTGCCCGTCTGCGATCCACGTGGTGAGCTGGCTTCGAATACCCGCACGGCCAGGGTTGAAACGGCCGATCTTGTCACCCCCTATCTCGAAAGAATCAAGATGCTGGTTTCGCTGGATCGCATTCGCGAGAGCGGGCGTAAGTTTGTGATCGATCCGATGTTTGGCGCAGCGCGCAGCTGCCTGGCGCGCCTGTTTGAAGAAGCAGGCATTTCATTCTCCGAGATCCACGGTGAGCACAATCCACTGTTTCCAGGTATCAATCCTGAGCCGATCGATCCGCACCTGGCAGACTTGAGCCAGGCCGTTGTCAAAAGCAAATCCGATGCCGGGTTCGCGACGGACGGCGACGCAGACCGCATCGGGGCTGTTGATGCCCAGGGAAACACCGTGGATTCGCACAAGATATTCGCCATCTTGCTCAAGCATCTGGCTGCTGAGCGCGGGCTGAAAGGAGAGGTGGTTAAAACCGTCTCGACCACGCAGATGGTCAACAAGATCGCCGCGAAATACGGCCTGCCGCTTCACATTACGCCCATTGGCTTTAAGTACGTCTGTGATTTGATGCTGCTGCGCGACATCCTGATCGGCGGCGAGGAGAGCGGGGGCATCGCAGTGCGCGGGCATCTGCCGGAGCGGGATGGGGTGTTGAATTCGCTTTACCTGGCCGACATCATTGCGCAGCGAGAGAAAGACCTGGGCGAACTGGTCCAGGAGCTCCAGGAGGAATTCGGCCCGCACCATTACCGTCGCGTGGACCTCGAAATTGACAAGGAAGGCGCGCATCGAGTCGTAGAACAGGTCCGGCAGGGAAAGCTGAGCTCCGTCGCAAATTTCAAGATTCTTTCTCTCGATGACCGGGACGGAATGAAAATGATTCTGGGCGATTCCATGTGGGTCTTAGTTCGGGCCTCGGGGACGGAGAATGTCCTGCGCCTTTACGCCGAAGCGCCTTCGAAGGAGCAGGTCAATGCACTCCTGAACGCCATCGCTGACTTTGCCCGACAGTAG
- a CDS encoding mannose-1-phosphate guanylyltransferase, whose amino-acid sequence MCRTLTKISSGRFRDSVSNPRRSERSFSTEMTLGKAGKSRSSAYEHLYVVIMAGGSGTRFWPLSRRKTPKQLLNLFGGTTLLEQAVERVKSIVPPERSYIFASNLVRREMVRLLPYIPERQIVAEPAQRNTAPTIGLAAHEILRRDPDGIMAILPADHVIRKPGAFHNALKAGCRWASVEGRSVVLGIQPTRPETGYGYIRLGRRAKNAGGEKIFRVESFTEKPELKTAQRYITSRRYLWNAGMFIWRASTLLANFQRFQPAMAKGLDRIAAAGGIDNEGALKRLFPQLEKISVDYALMEKIDNVFAVAANIGWSDVGSWSVAYDLHAKDSAGNVRPENSLCLDSKGNMLVGDRKFLVTIGVDNLVIVETGDALLVCARDQSQKVGKAVQELERLDRKSLL is encoded by the coding sequence ATGTGCCGGACCTTGACAAAGATTTCAAGCGGCCGCTTTCGCGACTCGGTTTCAAATCCGCGCAGATCAGAAAGATCCTTTTCGACTGAAATGACTTTGGGCAAAGCAGGCAAATCGCGAAGTTCGGCTTACGAGCACCTGTACGTCGTGATCATGGCCGGGGGCAGCGGGACCCGATTCTGGCCGCTGAGCCGCCGCAAAACCCCCAAGCAGTTGTTGAATCTTTTTGGGGGCACAACACTCCTTGAGCAGGCAGTCGAACGCGTCAAGTCAATTGTGCCGCCGGAGCGGAGTTACATTTTTGCCAGCAATCTGGTGCGGCGCGAGATGGTGCGCCTGCTGCCATACATTCCAGAACGGCAGATAGTCGCAGAACCTGCTCAGCGCAACACAGCGCCCACCATCGGCCTGGCCGCGCACGAGATTCTTCGCCGTGATCCAGACGGCATTATGGCAATTCTGCCTGCCGATCACGTGATTCGAAAACCGGGAGCTTTTCACAATGCGCTGAAAGCTGGCTGCCGCTGGGCTTCGGTTGAAGGCCGCTCGGTGGTCCTGGGAATTCAACCGACGCGCCCGGAGACGGGATATGGATACATCCGATTAGGTAGACGCGCAAAGAACGCGGGAGGAGAAAAGATCTTTCGAGTGGAATCCTTTACGGAGAAGCCCGAGCTCAAAACCGCGCAACGTTATATCACCTCCAGGCGCTACCTGTGGAATGCCGGGATGTTCATCTGGCGGGCGTCAACACTCCTTGCAAATTTCCAAAGGTTTCAGCCGGCGATGGCCAAGGGCCTGGACCGAATTGCCGCGGCGGGCGGTATTGACAACGAGGGCGCGCTGAAGCGCCTGTTCCCACAGCTCGAAAAGATCTCCGTTGATTATGCCCTGATGGAAAAGATTGACAACGTATTTGCCGTGGCGGCCAATATCGGATGGAGCGATGTTGGAAGCTGGTCTGTAGCTTATGATCTCCACGCAAAAGATAGTGCAGGCAACGTGCGGCCCGAAAATTCGCTATGTCTCGATTCCAAAGGGAACATGCTGGTGGGAGACAGAAAATTTCTCGTGACCATCGGCGTAGATAACCTCGTGATCGTTGAAACAGGCGACGCACTGCTGGTCTGCGCGCGCGACCAGTCCCAGAAGGTGGGCAAGGCCGTGCAGGAACTCGAACGGCTGGACAGGAAAAGTCTACTGTGA
- a CDS encoding pyridoxal phosphate-dependent aminotransferase — translation MQLSERISRISVSSTLAVVQKAAQLRASGVSLVDFGAGEPDFPTPDNIKKAAIEAINQNFTKYTPTSGTKELKEAIVERHAKDFGSDYRIEECLVTVGGKQAIFEAVAATINHGDEVILPVPYWVSYLDIVNYAGGRVVPIETREAEGFQLRAAEVERLITPKTRLIIVNSPNNPTGAVVPDDEMEKLLALAKNRNVLLMSDECYCQFLYDGRKPFSLGRSGDRDHLIITGSLSKTYAMTGWRVGFALGSKSLMSNMLNLQSHSTSNTTSISQKAAVEALRGPQDSVRMMLAEYQRRRDKIVAGLRAIPGITCANPAGAFYVYPNVGAYLKKNGTANCQMLVDRLLEEAHVAVVPGPGFGTDEHVRISYATSMENIEEGLQRMKRFFTEL, via the coding sequence ATGCAACTTTCAGAACGTATTTCGCGTATTTCAGTCTCATCCACTCTGGCAGTCGTCCAGAAGGCCGCTCAGCTCAGGGCCAGTGGTGTGAGCTTAGTGGATTTCGGGGCGGGCGAGCCTGACTTTCCGACTCCTGACAACATCAAGAAGGCAGCCATCGAGGCCATCAACCAGAATTTTACAAAATATACCCCGACCAGTGGTACCAAGGAATTGAAGGAAGCCATCGTCGAGCGCCACGCCAAAGACTTTGGCTCCGACTACAGGATTGAAGAATGCCTGGTCACCGTGGGTGGAAAGCAAGCCATCTTTGAAGCTGTCGCTGCCACTATCAATCACGGCGATGAAGTGATTCTGCCGGTCCCTTACTGGGTGTCATATCTGGATATTGTCAACTATGCGGGCGGCAGGGTGGTGCCGATCGAGACGCGCGAGGCAGAAGGATTCCAGCTACGCGCGGCGGAAGTGGAAAGACTGATCACGCCTAAGACCAGGCTGATCATCGTGAACTCACCGAACAACCCGACGGGGGCGGTGGTACCTGACGACGAGATGGAAAAACTGCTGGCCCTGGCGAAAAACCGCAATGTTCTGTTGATGTCTGACGAGTGCTATTGCCAATTTCTGTACGACGGTCGGAAGCCGTTTTCGCTGGGGCGTTCGGGCGATCGCGATCATCTGATTATCACCGGGTCGCTCTCAAAGACGTATGCTATGACGGGATGGCGTGTCGGATTTGCTCTAGGCTCAAAAAGCCTGATGAGCAATATGCTGAACCTGCAGAGCCATTCGACATCTAATACAACATCGATTTCGCAAAAGGCGGCTGTGGAGGCCCTGCGCGGGCCGCAGGATTCCGTCCGTATGATGCTGGCCGAATACCAGCGGCGCCGGGACAAGATTGTCGCCGGCCTCCGAGCCATTCCCGGTATCACTTGCGCCAACCCCGCCGGCGCATTTTACGTGTATCCGAACGTGGGCGCTTATCTGAAGAAAAACGGCACGGCGAATTGTCAGATGCTGGTGGATCGCCTGCTGGAGGAAGCGCACGTGGCCGTTGTGCCCGGGCCCGGCTTCGGTACGGACGAACACGTGCGAATCTCCTATGCGACCTCCATGGAGAACATTGAAGAGGGTCTGCAGAGGATGAAAAGGTTCTTCACTGAACTTTGA
- a CDS encoding pantetheine-phosphate adenylyltransferase produces MSNILAIYPGSFDPITNGHFDLIQRSSRIFDHLIVALLTNAEKQPLFSVEERVEMLQEVVQDMKNVSVDTFSGLLVEYAVQKKARAIVRGIRAFSDYEYEIQMALTNRKLQPKLETLFLMPAEEYAYISSRLVKEICRHGGSVKGLVPPLVEKRLRKKVVSTIDEV; encoded by the coding sequence ATGTCAAATATTCTCGCGATTTATCCAGGGTCCTTCGATCCGATAACCAACGGCCACTTTGATCTGATCCAGCGAAGCAGCCGGATTTTTGACCATCTGATCGTAGCCTTGCTGACGAATGCGGAAAAACAACCGCTCTTCAGCGTCGAAGAGCGCGTTGAAATGCTGCAAGAAGTGGTCCAAGACATGAAGAACGTTTCCGTGGACACGTTCAGCGGCCTGCTTGTGGAGTATGCGGTCCAGAAGAAAGCCCGGGCAATCGTTCGCGGCATCCGGGCTTTTTCCGATTACGAGTACGAAATCCAGATGGCCCTGACGAACCGCAAGCTTCAGCCGAAGCTGGAGACACTTTTCCTGATGCCCGCGGAAGAATATGCTTACATCAGCTCAAGGCTGGTAAAGGAAATCTGCAGGCATGGAGGGTCCGTGAAGGGCCTGGTGCCTCCCCTTGTGGAAAAACGCCTAAGGAAAAAAGTAGTATCAACGATAGACGAGGTTTGA
- a CDS encoding glycoside hydrolase family 16 protein, protein MATRRDILKKMLVAAGAAGAGSVFARPVEPTEGPPEGYRLVWQDEFNSNGRPNPANWTYEHGFVRNEEFQWYQPENAFCAAGKLIIESRRETKPNPLYREGSSDWHTSRRTAEYTSASLTTRGLHSWQYGYFVMRGRIDIRLGIWPAWWTLGISKPWPACGEIDIMEFYAGHINANVAWESADGSPHWVTTFKPIAGFQDPFWPHKFHLWAMEWTPDLIHLFLDGALLTSVDLSQTLDAQHDGFNPFHQPAYMILNQAIGGQSGGNPEHTHFPSRFEVDYVRVYQQPGHTSQAARPEFDPVRTSD, encoded by the coding sequence ATGGCCACACGCCGTGACATTCTCAAAAAGATGCTGGTTGCAGCAGGCGCGGCAGGCGCCGGGAGTGTATTTGCCAGGCCGGTTGAGCCCACCGAAGGGCCTCCCGAAGGTTATCGCCTGGTTTGGCAGGACGAATTCAACTCGAATGGCAGGCCCAACCCTGCCAACTGGACGTATGAGCACGGTTTTGTGCGCAACGAGGAATTCCAGTGGTATCAGCCGGAGAACGCTTTTTGCGCTGCTGGAAAATTGATTATCGAATCGCGGCGCGAGACAAAACCGAACCCGCTTTACCGTGAGGGCAGCAGCGACTGGCACACGAGCCGCCGCACGGCGGAGTACACTTCCGCAAGCCTCACCACACGCGGGCTCCATAGCTGGCAATACGGCTATTTTGTAATGCGCGGGCGGATCGATATCCGTTTGGGTATCTGGCCTGCGTGGTGGACCCTGGGAATTTCCAAGCCCTGGCCAGCCTGCGGTGAAATCGACATCATGGAATTTTACGCCGGGCATATAAACGCCAACGTTGCCTGGGAAAGCGCCGACGGCTCCCCCCATTGGGTCACCACCTTCAAGCCGATCGCCGGATTTCAAGATCCGTTCTGGCCCCATAAGTTTCACCTCTGGGCGATGGAATGGACGCCGGATCTCATCCACTTATTTCTTGATGGAGCACTTCTGACTTCGGTGGACCTCAGCCAAACGCTCGACGCGCAGCACGACGGCTTCAACCCCTTCCACCAGCCCGCCTATATGATCCTGAACCAGGCTATCGGCGGCCAAAGCGGCGGAAATCCCGAGCACACGCATTTTCCCTCGCGGTTTGAGGTGGACTACGTGCGTGTGTATCAGCAGCCAGGGCATACTTCCCAGGCTGCCAGACCTGAGTTCGATCCAGTACGTACAAGCGACTGA